A genomic region of Dehalococcoidia bacterium contains the following coding sequences:
- a CDS encoding LLM class flavin-dependent oxidoreductase, which produces MKPSVSLAAVPGRRAWTIEIAQEIEQRGYPGIYLPSFGDAMGLGVAIALNTKTIQFGTTVQPIYLRQPSDFASAASFIHELSEGRFWFGVGVTHGPVHQRLGVTPGKPLADIRRFVEALRKSSEQGAGPLPPVVLATLRRRMVELSAEVAEGAVWANGARSHMQRSLSHLPADKRDDPAFFIGDMIPTCISDDVEAAAAVMRRTLTGYVVLPNYRNYWIEAGYEEEMRAIEATQNAGDVAKIPGLMSERWLKDVTLYGTASDVRAGVEAWHAAGVRTPILVPSSASGGQKKAFEEFFETFD; this is translated from the coding sequence AGCGTGGCTATCCCGGCATCTACCTGCCGAGCTTCGGCGACGCCATGGGCCTCGGCGTGGCGATCGCGCTCAATACCAAGACCATCCAGTTCGGCACCACCGTGCAGCCGATCTACCTCCGCCAGCCGTCGGACTTCGCGTCGGCCGCGTCATTCATCCATGAGTTGAGCGAAGGGCGGTTCTGGTTTGGCGTCGGCGTTACGCACGGCCCCGTGCACCAGCGTCTCGGCGTCACACCCGGTAAACCGCTCGCGGACATCCGACGCTTCGTCGAAGCCCTGCGCAAGTCGTCCGAACAGGGCGCCGGACCCCTGCCGCCGGTCGTGCTCGCCACGCTCCGACGCAGGATGGTCGAACTCTCCGCCGAGGTCGCCGAAGGCGCCGTCTGGGCGAACGGCGCCCGCTCCCACATGCAACGCTCGCTCTCGCACCTGCCCGCGGACAAGCGCGATGACCCGGCATTCTTCATCGGCGACATGATCCCCACGTGCATCAGCGACGACGTCGAAGCCGCCGCCGCCGTCATGCGGCGCACCCTCACCGGCTACGTCGTGCTGCCGAACTACCGCAACTACTGGATCGAAGCCGGCTACGAAGAAGAAATGCGCGCCATCGAAGCCACGCAGAACGCGGGCGACGTGGCGAAGATCCCCGGCCTGATGTCGGAGCGCTGGCTCAAGGACGTCACCCTTTACGGCACCGCCTCCGACGTGCGCGCAGGCGTCGAAGCCTGGCACGCCGCCGGCGTCCGCACGCCGATCCTCGTGCCGTCCAGCGCGTCCGGTGGCCAGAAGAAAGCCTTCGAAGAGTTCTTCGAGACCTTCGACTAG